The stretch of DNA CGGCCTCGTGCGAGGCGTGCACCGAGGTGCTGGCCGCGCTCGATGCGACGGTCGCGTCCCTGGGCTCGATGCCGTCGCCGCAGATCCCGCCCGACGTCGCGGCCCGGCTGGATCGAGCGCTGGCCATCGAGGCCGGTCGCGTCGACCCCGGCCACGGCGCCGGCGGGTTCTCGGCGCCACCCACCTCGGCCGACGTGCGCCGGCTCCCGGTCGACCGGTCCCGCGGCACCGCCTCGCCGACGGACGGCCCAGGGAGCGCGGTCGCCAGCCTCGCGGCGCACCGCGAGCGCCGCGCCGGCCGGGGAAGGCTGCTGATGGCCGCGGCGGCCGCGGCCGCCGTGCTGGGCATCGGAACGCTCGTCATCACGCAGAACGGCAACGGCTCCACGAGCACCCAGGCGGCGAGCCAGTCGACGGCGACCGACGCATCGCCGGGGCGCAGCGGAAACGGCACCGTACAGAGCTTCAGCTCTCCCAAGGACGTCCTCGAGCGGGGTGCGATCCAGAACGACCAGGTGGCGCCGGAGGTCGCCGGCAAGATGGCCGAGCTGGCCGAGCGCAACAAGTGCCTCAGCCAGATCATCCCGCGCCCGGCGGCGGCCCCGGAGGCCGTCGAGGCGGGCTCGCACAACGGCACCAAGGCGTACGCGTTCGTCTTTCCGACCAAGGACCCCGACATCGTCGAGATGATCATCGTCGACGCCGCCGACTGCTCGGTGCGCCTGGACACCGTCACCGGCCCCCGCAAGTAGCCGCCGCGCGCGGACGTGCTCCGGTGCCCGCGTTCGCCGGTGCACCCGGAATAGCCCGCCTACGATGTACGTTGCACCTACTCCGGTCAAACACATCGAGATGGGTTAACTGCGTTGAGCACAGACGTCCGTAACGTGATCATCATCGGCTCCGGCCCTGCGGGCTACACCGCTGCCATCTATACGGCCCGCGCCAACCTCCACCCATTGGTCTTCGAGGGCAGCCAGTACGGCGGCGCCCTGATGACCACGACCGAGGTCGAGAACTTTCCCGGCTTCGTCGAGGGCATCGACGGCCCGCTGCTCATGAGCAACCTACGCGGCCAGGCCGAGCGCTTCGGCGCCGACCTGCGCTCGGAGGACGTCACCGAGGTCGACCTCACGTCGTCCCCGAAGGTGGTCAAGGTGGGTGACGAGACCTATCTCGCGAACGCCGTCATCATCGCGACCGGCTCGAAGTACCGCTACATCGGCCTGCCCAACGAGGAGCGACTGCTCGGCCGCGGCGTGTCGGCGTGCGCGACGTGTGACGGGTTCTTCTTCCGCGACCAGGACATCGCCGTCGTCGGCGGCGGCGACAGCGCGATGGAGGAAGCGACCTTCCTGACCCGCTTCGCCCGGTCCGTGACGATCGTGCACCGCCGGGAGGAGTTCCGTGCCTCCCAGATCATGCTCGACCGCGCCCGGGCGAACGAGAAGATCCGCTGGGCGCTGAACGAGCGGGTCGTGGACGTCGTCGGGGACGAGAAGGTCTCCGCTCTGGAGCTCGAGAACACCCAGACCGGCGAGCGTCGGACGCTCGAGGTGGGCGGCTTGTTCGTGGCCATCGGCCACGACCCCCGCAGCGAGCTGTTCGCCGGTCAGGTCGACCTGGACGACGCCGGTTACGTGCTCGTCAAGGGGCGCTCCACCAGCACGAACCTGCAGGGGGTGTTCGCCTGCGGCGACGTGGTGGACCACACCTACCGCCAGGCCATCACGGCGGCCGGCACCGGCTGCTCGGCCGCGATCGACGCCGAGCGCTGGCTCGCGGAGCGTCCGGCCGTCGACGCGCAGCCCTCGCTGGCCGAGCGCTCGTAGATCCACATCCATCGATATCAACGCCATCCACCTACCAGAGGAGACTCCATGGCAGCCAACATCGTCACCGTCACCGAGCAGAGCTTCGCCGCAGACGTCCTGAACAGCGATAAGCCCGTGCTCGTCGACTTCTGGGCCGAGTGGTGCGGCCCCTGCAAGATGGTCGCCCCGGTCCTCGAGGAGATCGCCGGCGAGGTGAAGGACAAGCTGACCATCGCCAAGGTCAACATCGACGAGAACCCGCAGATCGCTCAGAACTACCAGATCATGTCCATTCCGACCATGACGGTGTTCTCCGGCGGCGAGGCCGTCAAGAGCATCGTCGGGGCGAAGCCGAAGGCGGCCATCAAGGCCGAGCTGTCGCAGTGGATCTAGACTGATCAACCGAAGTCCAGCCGCGGGCGCCGTCCATGGCGACGGCGCCCGCGGCATTTCCGGAGCGGTTCATCGTCACCCGTCGATGCTCGGCTCTCGGCAGCCCGCAGGAGTAGCGATGATGAAGACGATCACCCTCGGCGATCGAGGCCCCTCCGTCATCGAGGTCAGATCGATGCTGCACGCCCTCGGGCTGCTGGCCGCCGGGCCACGGCCCGATTCCCAGGACCTCGCCTCCGAGTACGACCAGAGCTGCATGCTCGCCGTCCGGCAGTTCCAGCAGGAACGCGGTCTGGTGGCTGATGGCGCGGTCGACGTCGACACCTATCTCGAGCTCACCGGTGCGCAGTACCACCTCGGCGACCGGGTCCTGCGGATGGTGCCCGAGCGGGTTCTGCGGGGCGACGACGTGCGGCAGCTTCAACAGCAGCTCGCCGAGCTCGGCTTCCACATCGGCAACGTCGACGGAATCTTCGCCCTGCAGACGGCCGACAGCGTCCGCGCCTTCCAGAGCGACTACGGCCTGGTGGCCGACGGGGAATGTGGCCCCAAGACCACCCGCGCCCTGCGCAACCTGTTTCCGAAGGTGACCGGGGGGTCGTTGTCGCATCTGCGTTCGCGGGCCCACCGTCGCTCGTCCGGCCCCGAGCTGGTCGGGCGACACATCTACCTGGACGTCGCCAGCGGCGATGACGCGGCCGGTTTCACGTGGAACGTCGGCGAGCGGGTCCGCGACCACCTCGAGCTCCTCGGCGCCAACGCCACGCTCCTCGATACGCGGCGCCGGCCCAACAGCGCCGCCGAGCGGGCCGAGAACGCCAACGCGGTGTCCGCCGACCTCTTCGTGAGCGTGCAGGTCGCCTCGCACACCGCCGACCGCGCAGAAGGCAGCGCGACCTACTACTTCGGCTCGCCGTCCTACGTCTCCACCGTCGGGCGCGAGATCGCCGGCCTGCTGCATCGGGAGGTCGCCGCCCGCACCCCGTTCGTCGACCTAGGCGTCTTTCCGCAGGTCGTGGAGGTCCTGCGGCTCACCCGCATGCCGGCGGTGCTGCTCGAAGTCGGGCATGTGACCAACCCAGCGGACCTGGAGCGCATGCTGATGGAGGACGTCCGTGCGTCGGTCGCGGAGGGCATCGTGGCGGCGATCCAGCGGTTCTATCTGGATGCCCCCGACGAGTACCCGACGGGCACCTGGCGAATCCCGAGTGGCGTCTTCTAGTCCCTACCTCTCGCGGTCGGCACCCGGCTGCTCGCCGCCGGCGTCGCCGTCGCGCACCCTGCTGGTCGCAAGGGGCGGCGCCATCATCGAGATGATGCGCTCGAGATCGTCCACCGACGCGAACTCCACGACGATCTTGCCCTTGCTGCGCCCGAGCTGAACCAGTGCGCGCGTGTCGAAGTGGTCGGAAAGGCGTTCCGCGAGAGCGCTCAACGCCGGGGCAGTCACCGTTCGGCGGCGAGACGAGCGGCGCGTCGGCTCGCCCTGCGAGGCGTGCAGGGACACCGCCTCCTCGGTTGCCCGCACCGAAAGGCCCTCGGCGACGATCCGGTTGGCCAGCGCCTCCTGGGCGTCCGAATCCTCCAACGACAGCAGCGCTCGGGCGTGCGACCCCGACAGCACGCCGGCTGCGACCCGATTCTGCACCCGCGTCGGGAGCTTCAGCAGCCGGATCGTGTTGGAGATGACCGGACGGCTGCGCTTGATCCGCTGCGCGAGCTCCTCGTGGGTCACCCCGAACTCGTCGATCAGCTGCTGGTAGGCCGCGGCCTCCTCCAAGGGGTGCAGCTGTACGCGATGGATGTTCTCCAGCAGCGCATCGCGCAGCATGGCGTCGTCGTCCGTCTGGCGGACGATCACCGGAATCCGGTCCACCCCGGCGAGCCGGGCGGCGCGCAGTCGTCGCTCGCCCATGATCAGCTCGAAGCCGTCGCCGGCCTCGCGGACCACGATCGGCTGCAGGAGCCCGAACTCCTTGATGGATTCGGACAGCTCGCCCAGCTCGTCGTCATCGAAGACCTGCCGGGGGTTCTTCGGGTTGGCGGAGATCCGAGAGGGGTCCAGCTCGAGCAGCACCGCAGCCGGCTCGCCGGGGCTGGTTTCACGTGAAACGTCGTCCGGCGCGACCGACGGGGGTCGGTGGCCGGGGCCGTCCGATGATGAGTCCTTCGCCGTCGCGGCAGCGGGCTCTTCGTCTGGTTCGGCAGCGCCCACAACGCCGGCTGGGGCGGAAGCGGCCACGCCGTCCGGTACCGGGATGCCGTCCCCTTGCCCCTCCACGGGGCCGGACAGCGGCGAGTTGTCCACATCCTCGTCCACAGCCGCAGACGACGTCCGTTCCGTCGCGGCGCTCGCCGCGGAGCGGGTGTCGTCGTCGGGTGCAGGCTCCTGACCTGGGCCTTCTGCGGGCGAGCCGCTATCCGGTCGGTCGGCTCGGGCGCTCAGCACGTCGTCCACGAGCTGCTGCTTCGTCTCGTCATCCACAACAGGAGGGTTGTCCAGGGCCGACCAGAAGTGTCCCTTGCCGGAGGAGGAGCCGGGTAGCGGCGCCGAGGGGATCAACGCGCCGAGGCCACGTCCCAGCCCGCCCCTGCGGGTCGGCTGCTCGGGCTTCCGGTCGGGCGCGTCAGACATCGGCTCTCCGTTCAATCGGTTTCACGTGAAACGTTGGTGCGGGTGGCATCCTACTGCCTCGCGGAGAGCTCGCGAGCCGCGGCCGCGTAGGCGACGGCGCCGCGGGAGTCGCCGTCGTAGCTCATCACCGACATCCCATAGCTGGGCGCCTCGCTGACCTTGACGCTGCGCGGGATGATGGTGCGCATGACCGTGTCGCCGAAGTGGGCACGGACCTCGTCGACCACCTGCCCGGCGAGCTTGGTACGGGCGTCGAACATCGTCAGCAGCATGGTGGACACGTGCAGCGCGGGGTTGAGATAGCCCTTGATCAGCTCGACGGTCTCGAGCAGCTGACCGAGCCCTTCGAGGGCGTAGTACTCGCACTGGACGGGTATCAGCACCTCCGCCGCCGCGGCCAGCGCGTTCACCGTGAGCAGCCCGAGGGACGGCGGGCAGTCGATGAAGACGTAGTCGTAGCGATCATCGTCGACATGGGCAGCCAGGTAGTTCGTGATCGCCTGTCGCAGACGGAACTCGCGGCCCACCATCACACCGGCGAGCTCCACCTCCGCACCGGCGAGATCGCTCGTCGCCGGAACGCAGAAGAGCCGGCCGTCCGGCACGCCCGGGGCGGAGACGGCCTGAGCGGCCTTCTCGAGGGGGAGCTTGTCGACGATCACGTCGTAGGTGGACGGTGTGCCCTGTGGATGGTCGATGCTGAATCCGGTGCTGGCATTGCCCTGCGGATCCAAGTCGATGACGAGGACCTTCAGACCGGCCATGGCCAGGGCGGCCGCGAGGTTGACCGTGGTCGTCGTCTTGCCCACGCCGCCCTTCTGGTTCGAGACGGTCATCACGCGCGGCGTCTCGGGGCGCTGGAGGTGCGGGATCTGTGCCGTGGCGGCCTCCGGTTCGAGCGCTGACGGAGGGGGCGCCGCGACGTCGGGGTCCCCGGAGCCGACGTTCATGGGTGCGCCGTCCTCCTCGGGCGCGAGCCGCACTGTCTCGCGCGCCGGCGTCGTCGTCACCGCAGGGCGCGCCACGGACGGCTCCGCAGCGGCGGCGGGTCGGTCGAGCGTCGCCGCGGCTGTCGTTTCACGTGAAACACCGTTCCGGGAGGGGGCTCCGCCGCCCGTCGTCGGAGCTGGCGAGAGCGGCGCGGAGGCGGTGCGCGCCACCGCCGGCAGCCCGTCGGTGTCACTTGTGGTTTCACGTGAAACGCGACGGTCGTGACGCGGCGGGATAGAGGGGGAGCCGGCGGAAGCCGACGAGCGTGGCACGTCGGTCGTACGCTCGCCGCTCGTTTCACGTGAAACGTCGCCGATGTCGTTGCGACGGTCCTCCGACACCCGATCAGCCGACGGAGTCGGCGACGCGTAGTCTGCACCCACCGGCCGGCTGGTTTCACGTGAAACCAGGGCAACGGCTTCCGGATTCCACCCCAGGCCGGTCGCCGACTCCTTGTGCTCGACCGGCCGCCGCTTACGGGGCCATCCCAGCTTCGACGACGTGAAGCTCACCGTATCCTCCGGCTCGATCGGGGTTGGGCGGCGAGCACCCGCGCGGAATGCACGCCATCGGGACTGGCCAGGTCCAGGATATCGAAGCCGGTCACCAGGGCTCGCTGGCGCGGGCTCAGCTCGCCGATCTCGCGCTCCACCGAACGGCCCTTCATCGCGGCGATGAAGCCGTCGGGGTTCGTCAACGGGACACACCATTCCAGCAGCCGCCCCAATGGGGCAACCGCCCGCGACGTAACGACCGCATAGCGGCCGATCTCACGCGGGGACGATGGTTCACCGGCGCGGGCGCGAACCACCCGTACGTTCTCCAGGCCCAGGTCCGTCACGATCTCACGCAGGTAGTCGGTACGGCGCTGCAGCGGATCGACTAGCGTCACCAGGAGATCGGGGCGCGCGATCGCGAGCGGGATGCCGGGCAGCCCGCCACCGCTTCCGACGTCGCACACGGTGGCGCCCGACGGCAGGATTCGGACCGGCAGAAACGCCAGCAACGCGCTGTTGATGATGTGGCGATCCCACAGCACCGGCAGCTCCCGGGGACCGTTGAGCCCGCGGATCGGGCCGGCCTCGGACAGCGAGGCGTGGAAGCGCTCGGCGAGCGGGAGCCGCTCACCGAAGATGGCGGCCGCCGACGCTGGCGTCGGCTGCATGCCTACGAGGCGCGGCGGATGACGACGCGGCGGTTGGGCTCCTCGCCGGTCGACTCGCTGAGCACGTCGTCCTCGGCAGCGACGACGTCGTGCACGACCTTGCGCTCGAACGGGTTCATCGGCGACAGCCGGCGCTCCTCGCCGGTCTCCCGCACGTCCGCGATCGCCGACGTCGCGAGCTTCGTCAGGCGGTCACGCTCACCGGCTCGGTAGCCGTCGATGTCCAGCATCAGCCGGCTGCGGACGCCGGTGCGCGCGGTGACGGCGAGGCGCGTCAGCTCCTGCAGCGCGTCGAGCGTCTGGCCCTTGTGGCCGACGAGATGCTGGAGGTCACCGCCGTCCACCGCGACGACCGCGCGGGACCCCTCCACGTCGAGATCGATGTCGCCATCCAGGTCGAGGATGTCGAGCAGCCGCTCGAGGTAGTCCCCGGCGATGTCGCCCTCCACCACCAAAGGGTCGTCGTTGTCCAGGTCGTCCTGCTCCGCGTGCTGGGCTTCAGTCATTGGTGCTGCCTTTCGGACGGCGTCGTAGTACTGCTTGCAGATGGGTGATCAGCGCTTCTTGCGCTTGGCCGGTGGGCGACCGGCGGGCCGAGCGCCGGGCGCCGGCTTGGCTGCGGCCGACGGTCGCGCGGCGGTGTCGGCCGGCTTGTCGTCGGCAATCGGCACCGGCTCGGCCTCAGCGTCCGGCTCCGCTGCCCCGGCGGGCTTCACGATCTTCGTCTTGGCCGGCTTCGCGCCCGGACGGGGTGCCAGCTTGCTGCGGTCGACGTCCGCCTTGGCCGCCGCGGCCCGCGCCCCGGGGGCGGGCATCCGCTTGAGCACCCAGAACTGCTGGCCGATCGTCCAGAGGTTGTTGAAGAACCAGTAGAGCAGCACACCGAGCGGGAAGAAGGTGCCCGAGACGAGCAGGCCGAGCGGCGCGCCGTACAGCATGAGCTTCTGGACGAGCTCCATCTGCGAGGCCTGCGGGTTGTCGGCCAGCGCCGCGTTCTGCGCCTTGGTGCGCTTCATGATCTGCTTGGTGGTGATGAACTGTGTGATCGCCATCACAACGATCAGCACGCCGGTGACCATCTTGATGGTCGTCGACGTCGTACCCGTCGCGTCGATGATCTTCTGCAGCTTGACGCCGCTCATCGTGAAGAACGACGAGATCGGCGCGCCGAAGACCTGCGCCGTCGCAGCGTTCTGCGTCAGCGCGGAGTCCCAGGAGTACAGCCCCGGCTTTCCGGGCTCGAGGCGACGCAGCACGTGCAGGAGGGCGATGAACACCGGCGCCTGGATGATCATCGGCATGCAGCCGGCCAGCGGATTCACGCCGCGTTCCTTCTGCAGCTTCATCATCGCCTCGGACATGCCCTGGCGATCCGAGCCGTACTCCGCGCGGAGCTTCGAGATCTCCGGCTGCAGCTCCTGCATGGCGCGCTGGCTCTTGATCATCTTCACGAACAGCGGGAACAGCAGGATCCGCACCGTGAAGACGAGGAACATGATCGCCAGAACCCACGAGGCGCCGCTGTGGCTGCCGAATACACCACCCCAGAGCTGGTGCCAGAGCTTCAGCACCCAGGCGATCGGGTAGTAGAGGAAATCGAGGTTCATGACTCTCCGTTGTCGCGGATGCGCGCGTCGGTGGTGGTTCGGCGGGGGCGTACCGGATCGTAGCCGCCAGGATGCCAGGGGCCGCACTTGAGCAACCGCCAGACGGCGTACCCGGTTCCCCGGAGGGCTCCGTGCATCTGGACCGCCTCGAGCGCATACTGGCTGCACGTGGGATAGAACCGGCAGCTCGGTGGCAGCAGTGGCGAGATCGCCCGCTGGTAGAAGCGGATGGCGGCGATCGCCAGCCGGCCGACCGGGGTCATGACCGAGCCTGCGTCAACGCCTTGCTGGTCGTGAAGGCCAGCGCGCTGCCGCGCAGCTCCGCGTACGGCGTCCGTGCCGCAGCGGGCAGCGCCCGGACGACGAGCCGCGCACCCGCCGGGAGCTCTGGATAGATCTCCCGGCAGACGCTGCGCAGACGACGTGTCACTCGGTGCCGGACGACGGAGCCGCCGACCGCCTTGGACACGATGAAGCCGCAGCGCCGCTCCGAATCCGGCGCGATGCCGAGATGGAAGACCAGCGCGCCGTGCGTGAACCTGCGTCCACGACGCATCGCGACGGTGAAGTCGTCGCCG from Cumulibacter manganitolerans encodes:
- a CDS encoding anti-sigma factor family protein; amino-acid sequence: MTQNPHDAGVPGACPDVDTLADLHAGVLDDVTARTLRAHAASCEACTEVLAALDATVASLGSMPSPQIPPDVAARLDRALAIEAGRVDPGHGAGGFSAPPTSADVRRLPVDRSRGTASPTDGPGSAVASLAAHRERRAGRGRLLMAAAAAAAVLGIGTLVITQNGNGSTSTQAASQSTATDASPGRSGNGTVQSFSSPKDVLERGAIQNDQVAPEVAGKMAELAERNKCLSQIIPRPAAAPEAVEAGSHNGTKAYAFVFPTKDPDIVEMIIVDAADCSVRLDTVTGPRK
- a CDS encoding ParA family protein, with protein sequence MSFTSSKLGWPRKRRPVEHKESATGLGWNPEAVALVSRETSRPVGADYASPTPSADRVSEDRRNDIGDVSRETSGERTTDVPRSSASAGSPSIPPRHDRRVSRETTSDTDGLPAVARTASAPLSPAPTTGGGAPSRNGVSRETTAAATLDRPAAAAEPSVARPAVTTTPARETVRLAPEEDGAPMNVGSGDPDVAAPPPSALEPEAATAQIPHLQRPETPRVMTVSNQKGGVGKTTTTVNLAAALAMAGLKVLVIDLDPQGNASTGFSIDHPQGTPSTYDVIVDKLPLEKAAQAVSAPGVPDGRLFCVPATSDLAGAEVELAGVMVGREFRLRQAITNYLAAHVDDDRYDYVFIDCPPSLGLLTVNALAAAAEVLIPVQCEYYALEGLGQLLETVELIKGYLNPALHVSTMLLTMFDARTKLAGQVVDEVRAHFGDTVMRTIIPRSVKVSEAPSYGMSVMSYDGDSRGAVAYAAAARELSARQ
- the rsmG gene encoding 16S rRNA (guanine(527)-N(7))-methyltransferase RsmG, with translation MQPTPASAAAIFGERLPLAERFHASLSEAGPIRGLNGPRELPVLWDRHIINSALLAFLPVRILPSGATVCDVGSGGGLPGIPLAIARPDLLVTLVDPLQRRTDYLREIVTDLGLENVRVVRARAGEPSSPREIGRYAVVTSRAVAPLGRLLEWCVPLTNPDGFIAAMKGRSVEREIGELSPRQRALVTGFDILDLASPDGVHSARVLAAQPRSSRRIR
- a CDS encoding ParB/RepB/Spo0J family partition protein, with protein sequence MSDAPDRKPEQPTRRGGLGRGLGALIPSAPLPGSSSGKGHFWSALDNPPVVDDETKQQLVDDVLSARADRPDSGSPAEGPGQEPAPDDDTRSAASAATERTSSAAVDEDVDNSPLSGPVEGQGDGIPVPDGVAASAPAGVVGAAEPDEEPAAATAKDSSSDGPGHRPPSVAPDDVSRETSPGEPAAVLLELDPSRISANPKNPRQVFDDDELGELSESIKEFGLLQPIVVREAGDGFELIMGERRLRAARLAGVDRIPVIVRQTDDDAMLRDALLENIHRVQLHPLEEAAAYQQLIDEFGVTHEELAQRIKRSRPVISNTIRLLKLPTRVQNRVAAGVLSGSHARALLSLEDSDAQEALANRIVAEGLSVRATEEAVSLHASQGEPTRRSSRRRTVTAPALSALAERLSDHFDTRALVQLGRSKGKIVVEFASVDDLERIISMMAPPLATSRVRDGDAGGEQPGADRER
- the trxA gene encoding thioredoxin, coding for MAANIVTVTEQSFAADVLNSDKPVLVDFWAEWCGPCKMVAPVLEEIAGEVKDKLTIAKVNIDENPQIAQNYQIMSIPTMTVFSGGEAVKSIVGAKPKAAIKAELSQWI
- the rnpA gene encoding ribonuclease P protein component, coding for MLSSEQRMRGGDDFTVAMRRGRRFTHGALVFHLGIAPDSERRCGFIVSKAVGGSVVRHRVTRRLRSVCREIYPELPAGARLVVRALPAAARTPYAELRGSALAFTTSKALTQARS
- a CDS encoding Jag family protein, with the translated sequence MTEAQHAEQDDLDNDDPLVVEGDIAGDYLERLLDILDLDGDIDLDVEGSRAVVAVDGGDLQHLVGHKGQTLDALQELTRLAVTARTGVRSRLMLDIDGYRAGERDRLTKLATSAIADVRETGEERRLSPMNPFERKVVHDVVAAEDDVLSESTGEEPNRRVVIRRAS
- a CDS encoding N-acetylmuramoyl-L-alanine amidase — its product is MMKTITLGDRGPSVIEVRSMLHALGLLAAGPRPDSQDLASEYDQSCMLAVRQFQQERGLVADGAVDVDTYLELTGAQYHLGDRVLRMVPERVLRGDDVRQLQQQLAELGFHIGNVDGIFALQTADSVRAFQSDYGLVADGECGPKTTRALRNLFPKVTGGSLSHLRSRAHRRSSGPELVGRHIYLDVASGDDAAGFTWNVGERVRDHLELLGANATLLDTRRRPNSAAERAENANAVSADLFVSVQVASHTADRAEGSATYYFGSPSYVSTVGREIAGLLHREVAARTPFVDLGVFPQVVEVLRLTRMPAVLLEVGHVTNPADLERMLMEDVRASVAEGIVAAIQRFYLDAPDEYPTGTWRIPSGVF
- the trxB gene encoding thioredoxin-disulfide reductase gives rise to the protein MSTDVRNVIIIGSGPAGYTAAIYTARANLHPLVFEGSQYGGALMTTTEVENFPGFVEGIDGPLLMSNLRGQAERFGADLRSEDVTEVDLTSSPKVVKVGDETYLANAVIIATGSKYRYIGLPNEERLLGRGVSACATCDGFFFRDQDIAVVGGGDSAMEEATFLTRFARSVTIVHRREEFRASQIMLDRARANEKIRWALNERVVDVVGDEKVSALELENTQTGERRTLEVGGLFVAIGHDPRSELFAGQVDLDDAGYVLVKGRSTSTNLQGVFACGDVVDHTYRQAITAAGTGCSAAIDAERWLAERPAVDAQPSLAERS
- the yidD gene encoding membrane protein insertion efficiency factor YidD, which encodes MTPVGRLAIAAIRFYQRAISPLLPPSCRFYPTCSQYALEAVQMHGALRGTGYAVWRLLKCGPWHPGGYDPVRPRRTTTDARIRDNGES